A region of the Chitinophagaceae bacterium genome:
ATCATCTTACGAAATGAAACCGAAATTGTTTCTATTTTGAGTTATCAAAATAAATTAAATCATGTATATATATTGCAATAAAAAGAACCCACTTATAAAGATTATTTATATTCATGAGACTCAACAGCGGCATCTATGCCACGATTAAGCAACTCATCTTTCATGGGTATTAATTCCAACTCAGTACCATGCTTAACAGTTGCCTGACCTTTAAAATGAATGAGGAGGGAACACTGTTCAGCCTGTTCAGGACTATGCCTGCAAACTTCCATTAATGATTCTATTACCCAATCAAAAGTATTTACATCATCATTATAAACAACCAGTTCACATGGCGATAAGACATCTTCCAAAACATCTGTATCTTCATTAATCTGTTCTTTAGTTTGAAAAATGAATGTAGACATAACTAATTAAATGTTTTAACTAATTTAAGAAAAAAATTGTAAATCGAAAAGAATTAACTCAAATTAATAATACTTATAACCTCATCTCTTTTAAGACCTAATTTATCAGCTAATCGGTCAAAAATCTGGCTTTCATTGCCATAAGTAAGCTCTAAGTCTTCGTTATTCAAGGTTTTGAATTGCTTTTTGATATTTTTAGCAATTTTGGACCAGTTATCAGGAGTTTTAATTTTTCGTAAAGCTTTTTGTTCTGATGTTGCTATATCACCGGCTTTGTCAATTAAGACTAAAGCGCCTGCAACAGCTAATCCGGCTACAATACCAGCCATAATGTTCGAAAGATTTTGTGCCATAATTATATATTTATAAATTAACTAATAGAATCTCTTACTCTTTGTGAATATGCTCTTATTGCTTTTGATAATTCCAAGTCATCACTTTCCATCTTTTCAATTATCCAAATTGCAGCTGAAACATGTGTAAGTTGCTCCCCTTCATCTTTTCCATCGACTTCAATTTCTGGTGTATCTTCATTAAGAATAGACTCTTCTGCAGCTTTTAGTTCATCCAACTCATACAAATTAACAAGTTTTTTTATCACAGCTAATTTCATGCTCTAATTTTTTAAATTATCTAACATTTCAACTAACTTCTCTTCTTTCGTAGTAGCCGTTCCTTCAATAAGCTCTCCATTCTTAAAGGTTCCAAAGAAAGGCAAATTGTCAACACCTGCTTTTTTTCTGGCTTCAGGACTTTTTTCAGCATTTACATCCAAAAAAGTTATATCCTTGTAACGCTCATCTTCTGATAATCTTTTAAATTTAGGCGTAAATAATCTACAACTGCCACACCAATCTGCAAAATACTTAACAATTACCAATTTATTATCAGCCAATGCATTTTCAAAATCATTATCTGTCTTAAGTTCTACTGCCATTTTTATTATTTTTAAACAAAATTAATCAATTTATCTTTTCTATGTGAAATTCAACAGCTTTTTAAAATTCCTGAAAATCTAACATTATGTCTAATGTACATTTTATTATAAGAGTTTATGGTATCTTTATAAAAGAAGGCAATTTACTAACAGTTGCAGAAAATTATAACAATCAGGCCCTCGTAAAATTTCCGGGCGGAGGTTTGCAGTTTGGAGAAGGTATTAAAGATTGTTTGAAAAGAGAGTGGAAGGAGGAAACCGGATACGAAGTTGATAAAGCCGAACATTTTTATACAAATGACTTTTTTCAGGCCTCTGCATTTCACAAAAACAGTCAGGTCATTTCTATGTATTATCTTGTTGAATGCAATGGACTGAACTTTAATTCTATTCCAAATGAAAAAAAAATAACCTACAATTGGCAGTCTTTAGATTCTTTGGATCTTAATCAATTTACACTTCCAATTGACAGGAAAGTAGCAGAATTACTTTATAAAACATATAGTACAGATTCTGCAAATAATAAAATATAGAAAAAAATGAAAAAAATATTACTCACAGGAGCAAACGGATATATTGGTAAAAGAATCCTACCGGTACTTATCAATAAGGAGTATGATGTTTATGCAGTTGTTAGAGACCCGAATCGAATTAAAATACCAAAAGAAATTGCTCAACAAGTAACTCTTCTAAAAGCAGATCTTTTAAATGAAGATGATGTCAACAATCTGCCAACGGATATTGACTTAGCCTATTTTTTAGTTCATTCAATGTCCGGTGGCAGCAAATTTTCAAATACCGAACAAAAAATAGCCGAAAATTTTAAACACTACTTAGATAAAACCCAAGCAAAACAATGTATATACCTGAGTGGAATTTCTAATGACGATGATCTATCTGAACATCTTAAATCCAGACTTGATGTAGAAGAAATTTTAAGTAAATCAAAAGTTCCCGTAACTATACTCAGAGCAGCTATAATCATTGGTTCGGGAAGCGCTTCTTTTGAAATCATTCGGGATTTAACTGAAAAGTTACCGCTTATGATTGCTCCTAAATGGATTGATAATTATTGCCAACCTATAGCCGTCAAAGATGTTATCTACTATCTCACAGAAATAATTGATAAGGAAAAAGCTTTAAATCAAATCTTTGACATTGGAGGGCCAGAAGTTCTTACATACAAACAAATGATGCTGGAATTTGCAAAAGAAAGGCAGCTGAAAAGATATATCTACACCGTGCCGGTTATGACACCTAAGCTTTCGTCCTACTGGCTTTATTTTATCACCTCTACCTCTTACCCATTAGCTCAAAATCTGGTGGACAGCCTGAAAAATAATGCGGTTTGTGAGATAAAAGGTATTGATGAATGTGTTCCCTTAAATAAAACAAGCTACAATGATGCTTTAAAATTAGCCTTTCAAAAAATTGAACAAAATGCAGTTGCTTCAAGCTGGAAAGATGCTATGCTCACAGATAAAATAAATAATGTTTTTTCCGGTATGATTGAAATTCCAAAACATGGTTGCCTTAAAGATGAAAGGCGTCAAAAAATAGAAGCCGGAAAAGTAAATGAAGTTCTGGATAAAATCTGGTCTATTGGAGGAGATAATGGTTGGTACTATATGAATTGGGCCTGGAAAATCAGGGGTCTTATAGACAAAATGGTAGGTGGAGTAGGTGTCAGAAGAGGCCGAAGAAGTCCTACTGACCTGGCAGTAGGTGATGCTTTAGATTTTTGGAGAGTCATATTGGCTGATAAAAAAGAAAAACGATTAATCCTCTATGCTGAAATGAAATTACCCGGCGAGGCATGGTTAGAATTTAGTATACAGGAAGATAAAAACGGTGAGTTTTACGTCAATCAAAATGCTACTTTCAGACCTCTGGGTGTGAGTGGTAGATTATATTGGTATAGTTTAGTTCCGGCTCACTTTTTTATCTTTGGAGGTATGCTGAAAAAAATTGTAAAAACTTAGTAAAAATCACTATTTCACAGTGGTAAATAATCCTATCAAAAAAAATACGTTCTGAATTGTGACTATTTAAATATTAGATTTTA
Encoded here:
- a CDS encoding ATP-dependent Clp protease adaptor ClpS, whose amino-acid sequence is MSTFIFQTKEQINEDTDVLEDVLSPCELVVYNDDVNTFDWVIESLMEVCRHSPEQAEQCSLLIHFKGQATVKHGTELELIPMKDELLNRGIDAAVESHEYK
- a CDS encoding thioredoxin is translated as MAVELKTDNDFENALADNKLVIVKYFADWCGSCRLFTPKFKRLSEDERYKDITFLDVNAEKSPEARKKAGVDNLPFFGTFKNGELIEGTATTKEEKLVEMLDNLKN
- a CDS encoding NUDIX domain-containing protein; the encoded protein is MSNVHFIIRVYGIFIKEGNLLTVAENYNNQALVKFPGGGLQFGEGIKDCLKREWKEETGYEVDKAEHFYTNDFFQASAFHKNSQVISMYYLVECNGLNFNSIPNEKKITYNWQSLDSLDLNQFTLPIDRKVAELLYKTYSTDSANNKI
- a CDS encoding SDR family oxidoreductase, producing the protein MKKILLTGANGYIGKRILPVLINKEYDVYAVVRDPNRIKIPKEIAQQVTLLKADLLNEDDVNNLPTDIDLAYFLVHSMSGGSKFSNTEQKIAENFKHYLDKTQAKQCIYLSGISNDDDLSEHLKSRLDVEEILSKSKVPVTILRAAIIIGSGSASFEIIRDLTEKLPLMIAPKWIDNYCQPIAVKDVIYYLTEIIDKEKALNQIFDIGGPEVLTYKQMMLEFAKERQLKRYIYTVPVMTPKLSSYWLYFITSTSYPLAQNLVDSLKNNAVCEIKGIDECVPLNKTSYNDALKLAFQKIEQNAVASSWKDAMLTDKINNVFSGMIEIPKHGCLKDERRQKIEAGKVNEVLDKIWSIGGDNGWYYMNWAWKIRGLIDKMVGGVGVRRGRRSPTDLAVGDALDFWRVILADKKEKRLILYAEMKLPGEAWLEFSIQEDKNGEFYVNQNATFRPLGVSGRLYWYSLVPAHFFIFGGMLKKIVKT